The Carboxydocella sporoproducens DSM 16521 DNA segment GGTAAATATAATACGCAATTTTTAACAGAATTTCTTAAATCATACTAGAAGGAGAGGATAAACATGAAAGAAATTACAGCTCAAATGGCTGGAATTATACTGGCACTCAGGGTGAATGTGGGAGATGTGGTTGCACCAGGCCAGGAGATCGCAGTGCTTGAATCCATGAAAATGGAAATCCCATTGACCAGCGAATATGGCGGCACTGTGGTAGAAATCTCCGCTCAGGTTGGCGA contains these protein-coding regions:
- a CDS encoding biotin/lipoyl-containing protein, translated to MKEITAQMAGIILALRVNVGDVVAPGQEIAVLESMKMEIPLTSEYGGTVVEISAQVGDFINEGDCILKLE